In Neodiprion pinetum isolate iyNeoPine1 chromosome 6, iyNeoPine1.2, whole genome shotgun sequence, one genomic interval encodes:
- the LOC124221020 gene encoding uncharacterized protein yields MMIGPSSGTSGAMPNRETTESSGVRAKRKVFDDLGMDHFCDDSCQSDNKRYHLTELSSNGVHGVYGGSSSTISSEKSVSPSVTYVPNAGISPMSSEDISSSGSMARLEVLVVDGNWDESSMSTNLTSLSSHHSNVINSTVLSDIQSLQDNYGTMPNYWNTANVSNANNVNQTPEVFIPQNTQPAEDQENGNLSWLLDFKLDSLIEAPEEKFSVLGSRDNQNGVSNVSNRFMTNKMSIGSSSSSSGSVSGFVHEIRRPYTHAGLSSGPGNLHGHIQNETNSSLPNNYNAVNEARNLGAGRYGGPKKPPFTYTELIEHALQERGELTVSAIYQWISEHFPYYKSNDDRWKNSVRHNLSINPHFRKGSKAPHGAGHLWAIANRGETRPRQITPIGGSTLTRKFVAKNGQDNSYRKNSNNLRSQLINQVVTMDEIAAATASIQQPEENNEIINTVTLEHCAEQILSGIKREVEVQYLVPMVIPNNGDHNTIQQNQQNSQSEQHYHLKETDFLNPVSKEVVAEECGLIGEGYLVTDLNPTTLGLNMVESETIMPENLFGEELSFQFYELTSPSQLQSA; encoded by the exons ATGATGATTGGGCCGTCGTCGGGAACGAGCGGCGCGATGCCCAATCGAGAGACAACCGAATCATCGGGTGTGAGGGCGAAAAGAAAGGTATTCGACGATTTGGGCATGGATCATTTTTGCGACGACAGCTGCCAAAGCGATAACAAACGTTATCATTTAACCGAGTTGTCTTCGAACGGCGTCCACGGTGTATACGGCGGTTCTTCGTCGACAATTTCAAGCGAAAAATCGGTATCCCCGTCCGTAACATACGTGCCGAATGCAGGGATCTCACCAATGTCATCCGAAGACATTTCTAGCTCCGGTTCGATGGCGAGGCTCGAGGTTTTGGTGGTCGACGGTAACTGGGATGAGTCGAGTATGAGCACAAACTTGACAAGTTTGTCCAGCCACCATTCAAACGTTATAAATTCGACCGTTCTCTCCGACATCCAATCACTGCAGGATAATTACGGGACGATGCCTAATTACTGGAATACGGCGAACGTATCAAATGCGAACAACGTTAATCAGACACCCGAAGTATTCATACCCCAGAACACGCAGCCTGCAGAGGATCaggaaaatggaaatttatcCTGGTTGCTGGATTTTAAACTCGACTCACTGATCGAGGCAccggaagaaaaattttcggttcTTGGCTCGCGAGACAATCaaaatg GTGTGTCGAACGTCAGCAATAGATTTATGACGAACAAGATGAGCATCGGatcgtcgtcctcgtcgtcaGGGTCGGTGTCTGGCTTCGTGCACGAGATCAGGAGACCCTACACTCACGCCGGGCTTTCCTCCGGGCCCGGAAATTTGCACGGACatatacaaaatgaaacaaactCATCGTTGCCCAACAATTACAACGCGGTAAATGAGGCTCGAAATTTGGGAGCTGGTCGTTATGGTGGTCCAAAGAAACCGCCTTTTACTTACACCGAGCTGATAGAGCACGCATTACAAGAACGGGGAGAACTAACCGTCTCTGCGATCTATCAATGGATTTC AGAACATTTCCCTTACTACAAAAGCAACGATGATCGCTGGAAGAACTCTGTACGGCACAATTTATCGATAAATCCTCATTTTCGTAAGGGGTCGAAAGCACCTCACGGAGCCGGCCACCTCTGGGCAATAGCTAATCGAGGAGAGACAAGACCTCGACAAATTACGCCGATAGGAGGCAGTACTTTGACGCGGAAATTTGTAGCGAAAAACGGGCAAGACAATAGTTATCGAAAAAACAGCAATAATTTACG GTCTCAGCTGATCAATCAGGTTGTTACAATGGACGAAATCGCGGCTGCAACAGCAAGCATTCAGCAACCCGAAGagaataacgaaataattaaTACTGTCACTCTGGAGCATTGCGCTGAGCAAATACTTAGCGGGATAAAAAGAGAAGTTGAGGTGCAATACCTTGTGCCTATGGTTATACCGAATAACGGCGACCACAATACTATCCAACAAAATCAGCAGAATAGTCAATCGGAGCAACACTATCACCTCAAAGAAACTG ACTTTCTAAACCCAGTATCCAAAGAAGTGGTGGCAGAAGAGTGTGGACTAATTGGTGAGGGTTATCTGGTAACGGACCTAAATCCGACGACTCTAGGGCTGAATATGGTGGAATCGGAAACCATTATGCCAGAGAATCTTTTTGGTGAAGAACTGAGCTTCCAGTTTTATGAATTGACATCCCCGTCGCAGCTGCAATCAGCCTGA
- the CRIF gene encoding large ribosomal subunit protein mL64 — protein MNMMLSRNGCVASLLPRIFSRTFAATNADEVSNKDDLDIETLNEQFDLPEGTQGLTEEEIEQKRNKSRLNAPHRNILFDKCPQYDPIQSFHTSVKYKQRIVGRYGIEASNVPIGIAWPTKEEVADRKEYESVLYPETIYEMWDKIAKKNVELAESIRARDEAVAQNVMKLDKWTADLNAKIAKKEAEIAAARERKERLIEEVRRHFGYKIHPNDERFKEMLAQKDKEDRKQKKLAKKQAKEQQLMAKLAKKNKEEKTKGDKRQDNEVNEDAE, from the exons atgaacatgATGTTATCTCGTAACGGGTGCGTCGCTTCACTGCTACcaagaatattttcaagaacATTCGCTGCAACAAATGCCGACGAAGTGTCTAACAAAGATGATCTCGATATTGAAACACTGAACGAGCAATTCGACTTACCCGAAGGCACCCAAGGTTTGACCGAGGAAGAAATTGAGCAAAAGAGAAACAAGTCCAGGCTTAATGCTCCTCACAGAAACATTTTGTTTGACAAATGTCCGCAATATGATCCAATACAGTCTTTTCATACCTCAGTTAAATATAAGCAAAGAATAGTTGGAAGGTACGGTATAGAGGCTAGCAACGTACCTATTGGAATTGCCTGGCCGACGAAGGAAGAAGTTGCAGATAGGAAGGAATATGAATCAGTCTTATACCCAGAAACAATTTATGAAATGTGGGATAAGATCGCCAAGAAGAATGTTGAGTTGGCAGAAAGTATCAGAGCCAG GGATGAAGCTGTAGCTCAAAATGTAATGAAACTAGATAAATGGACTGCAGACTTAAATGCCAAGATAGCTAAGAAAGAAGCGGAGATAGCGGCAGCCAGGGAGAGAAAAGAACGTCTGATAGAAGAAGTCAGACGTCATTTTGGCTACAAAATCCATCCCAATGATGAGAGATTCAAGGAGATGCTTGCTCAGAAAGACAAAGAGGATAGAAAACAGAAGAAGTTGGCTAAAAAACAAGCCAAAGAACAGCAGTTGATGGCCAAGCttgctaaaaaaaataaagaggaGAAAACAAAAGGAGATAAAAGACAAGATAATGAAGTTAATGAAGATGCTGAGTGA
- the LOC124221016 gene encoding putative helicase MOV-10, which translates to MSPRGPKKSGLTVVGMAPELKLKPYRIPKDLRKVFENGMKHFTEINDKQEVYLEMIKKVISERDIQSYSYINHLKLLLYMEEYNRELEMKMYDLKDQKIKKCLSGEDFQIYVPGLGEDRPSLQLYDEVLLRKTDDSNCWISSISFIGEKYVKIVAPAKFSKKFNEENLYDIKFLLPRRTLQCSHYAIELVEINQLVPALFPEIRTCYNNLSKELTWFDKNIATNVEQKQAIRNIIARTAHPAPYILFGPPGTGKTATLVEAISQIWKLNPSNHILICTPSNAAADEILKRLLKNIPEQDVYRMYGSSRNWDDVDEEIQPCSNFVDGEKIFLPKELLMLRRIVVVTLMSCARLLALKLWENHFAYVFIDEGGQATEPETLIPLGLMSSADSSHKGRLQGQLVIAGDPMQLGPSIAMRTPETLAKSMLERLMKQCSPYKKDQSGKYNPKYITKLVRNFRSNKFILHVPNILFYDDELQQCGISADINRALGFKKLINKSFPLIFHAVNGQECRNSNSPSIYNMAEINVIMVYLENLIGTKLGNRKLEQKDIGIITPYKLQRNKIHQELEKRNWDEISVGTVEIFQGQERDVIIMSTVRSLMVKHNGREHLGFLSNPKRFNVAITRAKSLLITVGNQRILQVDPYWDQLIKYCRDNNAYTGARFYPKQKLTNGKKKKLIAKKYVPQPVSDQDFQFPDIDTSVIHKFENCQFSENLIPRRRARMPRVNKDLASSSQFTSDSGVTSVSNSSSTTDSELQDTASNFSSTDGHIPPSKSGSLASISDPSPADEVLHIRSIKDILDASFDLDDSSESTTSSNEYDLNDVSLGLEKIRLSDV; encoded by the exons ATGTCACCACGAGGACCAAAAAAATC CGGCCTGACGGTAGTTGGTATGGCTCCAGAATTGAAGCTCAAACCTTATAGGATACCGAAGGATTTGCGAAAAGTTTTTGAGAACGGGATGAAACACTTTACTGAAATTAATGATAAACAGGAAGTTTATttggaaatgataaaaaaagtGATCAGCGAGAGGGATATTCAATCCTATTCTTACATCAATCACCTGAAACTGCTGTTGTACATGGAAGAATATAATAGAGagcttgaaatgaaaatgtatgatttgaaagatcaaaaaataaaaaaatgcctCAGTGGAGAAGACTTTCAAATTTACGTGCCAGGACTAGGCGAAGACCGACCGTCATTGCAGTTATATGACGAAGTTCTATTGCGTAAAACAGACGACAGTAATTGTTGGATTTCGTCTATATCTTTCATCGGTGAGAAATACGTGAAAATCGTAGCGCCGGCCAA ATTTTCCAAGAAATTTAATGAAGAAAACCTGTATGATATCAAATTCTTGTTACCAAGGAGAACTTTACAGTGTAGTCACTATGCCATTGAATTAGTTGAAATAAATCAGCTAGTGCCTGCTTTGTTCCCAGAAATCAGAACCTGCTATAACAACTTATCCAA agaaCTTACTtggtttgataaaaatattgccACTAATGTCGAACAGAAACAAGCGATTCGTAACATTATCGCTAGAACGGCTCATCCAGCCCCTTACATTTTATTCGGCCCTCCTGGAACTGGAAAAACAGCAACCCTTGTTGAAGCTATTTCTCAA ATATGGAAACTCAACCCTTCGAATCATATTCTGATTTGCACACCATCGAATGCAGCTGcagatgaaattttaaaaaggtTATTGAAAAACATTCCTGAACAAGACGTTTATCGCATGTATGGGTCGTCACGAAACTG GGATGACGTGGACGAAGAAATCCAACCGTGCTCTAACTTTGTCGATGGGGAAAAGATATTTTTGCCAAAGGAACTCCTCATGTTGAGGCGTATTGTAGTGGTTACTCTCATGTCATGCGCTAG ATTACTCGCGTTGAAATTGTGGGAAAACCATTTCGCTTACGTGTTCATAGACGAGGGGGGTCAGGCAACCGAACCTGAAACGTTAATTCCATTAGGTCTCATGAGCAGTGCCGATTCTTCCCATAAAGGACGCCTTCAAGGTCAACTAGTTATTGCTGGTGATCCAATGCAGCTGGGACCAAGCATTGCTATGAGAACACCAGAAACATTAG CAAAATCAATGTTGGAACGGCTAATGAAGCAATGCTCACCATACAAAAAAGATCAGTCTGGAAAGTATAACCCAAAATACATCACAAAACTTGTGCGAAACTTCAGAAGCAATAAATTTATACTGCACGTACCCAACATCCTGTTCTATGATGACGAGCTTCAGCAGTGTGGAATAAGTGCAGATATAAATAGAGCACtgggtttcaaaaaattgataaacaaatCTTTTCCCCTTATTTTTCATGCTGTAAATGGGCAGGAATGTAGAAATTCCAACTCACCAAG CATATACAACATGGCAGAGATCAATGTAATAATGGTGTACCTCGAGAATTTGATTGGCACTAAACTTGGAAATCGCAAATTAGAACAAAAAGATATTGGCATTATTACGCCATATAAActtcaaagaaataaaatacatcaagagttagaaaaaagaaattgggaCGAAATATCTGTAGGAACTGTAGAAATCTTTCAAGGCCAAGAAAGGGACGTCATTATTATGTCTACAGTGAGATCGCTCATGGTTAAACACAACGGAAGGGAACATCTAGGCTTTCTATCAAATCCCAAG AGATTCAACGTAGCTATTACAAGAGCAAAATCTCTACTGATTACAGTAGGAAATCAACGTATCTTACAGGTCGACCCCTACTGGGAtcagttaataaaatattgcagGGATAATAATGCATACACTGGTGCACGTTTTTATCCTAAACAAAAACTTACgaacggaaagaaaaagaaactcatTGCCAAAAAATATGTTCCACAGCCAGTTAGTGATCAAGATTTCCAATTCCCAGACATAGACACTTCAGTCAtccataaatttgaaaactgcCAATTCTCAGAGAATCTGATCCCAAGAAGGAGAGCAAGAATGCCAAGAGTCAACAAAGACCTTGCCTCTTCTTCTCAGTTCACGTCTG ATTCTGGTGTAACCAGCGTGTCAAACAGTAGTTCAACAACGGATTCAGAATTACAGGACACAGCCAGCAATTTTTCAAGTACCGATGGACATATACCGCCAAGCAAAAGTGGCAGCTTAGCTTCAATTTCTGATCCATCACCAGCGGACGAAGTATTACATATTAGATCTATAAAAGATATTCTTGATGCTAGTTTTGATCTCGATGATTCGAGTGAATCTACAACTTCTAGCAATGAATATGATCTTAATGATGTGTCACTGGGATTAGAGAAGATACGGTTATCGGACGTTTGA